The Anomaloglossus baeobatrachus isolate aAnoBae1 chromosome 5 unlocalized genomic scaffold, aAnoBae1.hap1 SUPER_5_unloc_21, whole genome shotgun sequence genome segment CCAGAAACTAAATTACAGACCCTCAAACAAAATTTTAAGTACTCTTGGCGTTCAGATTCCCTACGATATTTAGGAGTCAAAATAACCCCCAGTTATAAAACATTATACCAAGCCAATTTCCCGCCCCTGATACGCGAAGtggaaaatagttttaaaaaatggtcATCATTACAGATCTCTTTTTTGGGTAAAATCGCTACAATTAAAATGTCAGTTATCCCTAAATTTCTGTATCTGtttgaaacactcccggtgcgGGTTCCCCTGGGGGTATTGAAAAAAGTCCAATCAAAACTCTTGCAATTTATATGGCACTCAGGAAGGCACCGCATCCCGGATTCAGTACTATATGCACCACGTACAAAGGGGGGCTTGTGTCCGAATCTTAAGCTTTATTACTATGCCGCACACCTGCGCAGCCTGGCGTCATGGACGACTCTGCAGGCTTTTAACAAGTGGACGGAGATAGAGAAGATTTGGATGGCACCTTTCCATCCTAGCTCTCTAATATGGGGATGCCCTAGTGAAACCCCCTCCAGAGACCTCCTAGGCCCGATGGCATTTACAAGAGAGGTGTGGCGACAGTGTAGAATGAAGTTCCAGCTGGCCTCACAGTCTTCCTTGTTGACCCCTTTCTTGTTCACACCACACTTGACAAAGGGCATGAATCCGGGGGTGACGGGGCAGTGGGCGAAGGCGGGCCTCTACTGTTTTCGGGACGTGGTCAACCCCGTTATGCTGAAATTGAAGCCATTTTCGGATTTACGATATCAATACAACCTACCCCTCCATCTATATTCCTCATATCAACAGGTATCACATTTTTTCACAGACATTATGGGACAGGCGGGGGTGCGGTGTCCCACAGCATTTGAAACCCTTTGTTCTGGCAGGACCTCGACCAGGGGACTGATCTCGGCCATTTATAACATTCTGATAATCGGGGACTCACCGGAGGCACTGAGGCATTCAtacatgaagagatgggagggatgggttggacgccccctttcagatgcactctggtcagtaatatgggctaggacatttaggtcctcaattagcactctttataaggaaaatcaagtaaagatcctcatgacatggtaccacacaccaGAACTCCTTCACAAATTTAACCGTACATATCCAGACGTGTGTTGGAGATGTGGCCTTGGGGGAGCATCCCaataccatatattctggacatgcccgatcatcgatggcttctgggaggaggtggagtccctgATTGGCAGATTGGTAGTGTGACCAGAGATCCGGTAGTGTATTTGCTGAATGCCCTCCCATCGTCTCTAAGCAAACCTGAACTAAAGCTTTTACTCCATGTCCTTACTGCGGCCAAGTACCTAATTTCACTGTTCTGGAGAAGGGTAGCCCCGCCCTCTGTCTCAGATCTATATGCCAGAATAAAAGATGTCAGGAGTATGGAAAAGCTCACAGcccagctccataatacaatggataaGTTCACAGTGACATGGTCTCTTTGGGATGCCCTTGTGGACACCTATCAGGTGTAGGGTCGGATATAGGATTGGAGTGACTGATACTCGGGATTTAGACCGGTTTCAGGGGGCACCTTCCACCTTCTATTTGACAATAAGAGTGTTAATGATATAGTCCATCTGTAAGCATACTTGTGAAATGGTACAGCTATTCATGTAACTGCATGTCTGAGTGTTATTCTTTTCTTTTCTGTTGTacaacatgttaaaaaaaaaaaaaaaaactttttcaaaaataaaaagttgaataaaaaaaaaatatttgcacatGTTTGTATTACTACAACTTATGTTCTATGATTGttttttttatcactttatatctagataaagtccagtctgacgaaggcctgttGGCCGAAACGTTGACTTTTTGTGGACAGTTCCATATACAGCACTTTGAAAtaatttttttcaacaataaaaatGAACATAGCATAATCTAAGTCTCTTTACTTCATTTGTGGTAGTCAGTGTGCCGGAATTCTCTCATTTGCCTTACATTTTTCTTCCGAGCACCTGCCAATCGGTGACGCTGAGCCTTACTTGTGCTCTGAACTGAATTATTTTGGCTCCAGCTCTCGGCCCCTAGTCATAAAAATTACGGAATTATCAATGTCGCAAACTAATTTTTCCACTCTCCTAGAATGATGAGGACTCCTCTACCATTGTTTCCAAAGTATCACAAACTGAAGCAACCTCGCACATTGCAGGAGGCATGTAGGCAAGTTCCACGTTCCCCCATTTCATCCTGGTAAGTTCAGGCTGCCTAATGTTTACTATGCAGGTATCTTATCCCTGTTGGTGATCCTTCTTTTTAATGTTCTGTTCTTTATCTTAATGGAAGCCATATAGTGGGACCCAGACTTCACCCTTGCATATAAGATACTTCCTTGCCTTACTTATGTGTCATCAGCATTAGGTATTACATAACTATTTCTTCCTTATTCTTTTACCATGCTTGTTAGCTCCCAAAAGTGAATGGATATACATTTTATTGATATAACATATTTTACAGGAGACATGCTGGCTTAGTGCTAGGTCTTTTACAATCATACAGATTCACATGGTGGGATTCGAATATTATTCATGATATAATTTTACTTCTGCAACATATATTGAGCATTCCATAAGGTActaaaaaatatatactttttttattatattatatacagtcagggccagaaatatttggacagtgacacaagttttgttattttagctgtttacaaaaacatgttcagaaatacaattatatatataatatgggctgaaagtgcacactcccagctgcaatatgagagttttcacatccaaatcggagaaagggtttaggaatcatagctctgtaatgcatagcctcctctttttcaagggaccaaaagtaattggacaagggactctaagggctgcaattaactctgaaggcgtctccctcgttaacctgtaatcaatgaagtagttaaaaggtctggggttgactacaggtgtgtggttttgcatttggaagctgttgctgtgaccagacaacatgcggtctaaggaactctcaattgaggtgaagcagaacatcctgaggctgaaaaaaaagaaaaaatccatcagagagatagcagacatgcttggagtagcaaaatcaacagtcgggtacattctgagaaaaaaggaattgactggtgagcttgggaactcaaaaaggcctgggcgtccacggatgacaacagtggtggatgatcgccgcatactttctttggtgaagaagaacccgttcacaacatcaactgaagtccagaacactctcagtgaagtaggtgtatctgtctctaagtcaacagtaaagagaagactccatgaaagtaaatacaaagggttcacatctagatgcaaaccattcatcaattccaaaaatagacaggccagagttaaatttgctgaaaaacacctcatgaagccagctcagctctggaaaagtattctatggacagatgagacaaagatcaacctgtaccagaatgatgggaagaaaaaagtttggagaagaaagggaacggcacatgatccaaggcacaccacatcctctgtaaaacatggtggaggcaacgtgatggcatgggcatgcatggctttcaatggcactgggtcacttgtgtttattgatgacataacagcagacaagagtagccggatgaattctgaagtgtaccgggatatactttcagcccagattcagccaaatgccgcaaagttgatcggacggcgcttcatagtacagattgacaatgaccccaagcatacagccaaagctacccaggagttcatgagtgcaaaaaagtggaacattctgcaatggccaagtcaatcaccagatcttaacccaattgagcatgcatttcacttgctcaaatccagacttaagacggaaagacccacaaacaagcaagacctgaaggctgcggctgtaaaggcctggcaaagcattaagaaggaggaaacccagcgtttggtgatgtccatgggttccagacttaaggcagtgattgcctccaaaggattcgcaacaaaatattgaaaataaaaatattttgtttgggtttggtttatttgtccaattacttttgacctcctaaaatgtggagtgtttgtaaagaaatgtgtacaattcctacaatttctatcagatatttttgttcaaaccttcaaattaaacgttacaatctgcacttgaattctgttgtagaggtttcatttcaaatccaatgtggtggcatgcagagcccaactcgcgaaaattgtgtcactgtccaaatatttctggacctaactgtatccccttcctttcccctttttcttcctttttttctctttttcttttttccagTCGCCTCTTGGCTAATCCGATTGTATTATTCCTTATTTCCCTACTACAGCCACATAGTACACTGTTATCCATCCGTGTTATGATGATCACATCCATATAGTACTTTTGCAGGTAATGATTTTATCTTATAACTTTCTccagatatgattttttttttatacatgctAGTAATTGCATCTCTTGTAACTAGTTAGAGCAACATGCTATTACCCTGAATTTACCGTTATATACAATAGTATTTTTAGTACTAGCTCTAATATACTACGTATTATTCCCTTACAATTTTATGGCTTTTGTCTCTGTTACCGTTATTTACATAGTGGAGTGAAATCATTCTAATGGGTCCACAGGCAATATCTACATTTGGTGAGCCCACTTCATTATCATCTATTCCCATTTTCATTATTTCTTTTTGTACCTTTTATCCTATTATCTGGCAGCCTGCTCCTTTCCGCCATCACCTGTTCACTTTTGTAACTACCAATTGTTACTATTACACAGGCCTACCTCGTGTCACTATTTTTCTTCATTTGAAATTTGCTTTGCCTCTCTATTGTCAGGTAATACTACCATATTATACATTATGTACCGTATATGTACAAGATGAGGTATATTGTGATTCCTGTAGTCGTTTTTGTTTCATTCATTACCAATTGTTATTTCTGACGAGATGTACTGTTGTTCTGTAAAAATATTTGCACATGTTTGTATTACTACAACTTATGTACtatgattgtttattttttttatttatcactttatatatagataagtccagtctgacgaagggctGTTGGCTGAAACGTCAACTTTTTGTGGACAGTTCCATGCACAGAACTTTGAAATAATTTTTTTCAGCAATAAAAATGAACACAGCATAATCTAAGTCTCTTTACTTCATTTGGGGTAGTCAGTGTGCTGGAATTCTCTCATTTGCCTTACTTTTTTCGTACGAGCACCTGCTAATTGGTGACGCTGAGCCTTACTTGTACTCtgttttccaattaaaacatttcccacattctgaacatgaaaatggattctccctgcgtgaattttctgatgtgtaacaagagatgatttccgaataaaacatttcctgcaatctgaacatgaaaatggcttctcacctgtgtgaaatctttgatggcAAACAAGCTCTGATTTCCGCATAAAACATTTCAcatttttttgatggtaaacaagatttgatttctgaataaaacatttcccacactctgaacatgaaaatggcttctcccctgtgtgaattttctgatgcgaaacaaggtttgatttccaaataaaacatttcccacattctgtacatgaaaatggcttctccccggtgtgaactttctgatgcccaacaagttctgatttctgaataaaacatttcccacactctgaacatgaaaatggcttctcccctgtgtgaattttctgatggtaaacaaggtttgatttctgaataaaacattttccacactccgaacatgaaaatggcttctcccctatgtgaattttttgatgagtaacaagatatgatttccgaataaaacatttcccacactctgaacatgaaaatggcttttcccctgtgtgagatctttgatgccaaacaagttcgaatttctgaataaaacattttccacactctaaacataaatatggcttctccccggtgtgaattttctgatgcctaACAAGGCCTGATTTCtcactaaaacattttccacactctgaacatgaaaatggcttcttcccagtgAGAGTTTTTTGATGATTGGAATGTTggtcttgtttgaaaagatcagatgatatcgCTTTCCgatgaaggactggaggtatatttgggacaacatcatgctcttcatatgtattatGTGTCATACagtcatcatctgttataaattctgaagatattagagagccatctgaactcccaatacagtcatctgctaaaaataaacacaatgttattattttttttaatgatatcttgaaagttaatttatttttttaaaccataacatcagaaattaaattaggaaaaaatgtattcttaaTCTGTTGGCCAATTTTGACATTGTTACATCATCGTTAATttggatctcccattcctagcacaagTTCTCTGgactgtgctacagtaaataatctgtactgttgttattattattattattatttattattatagcgccatttattccatggcgctttacaagtgaaagggaatgggtacaacagtgaaagggtatacgtacaacaatcat includes the following:
- the LOC142258998 gene encoding uncharacterized protein LOC142258998, with the protein product MDQVFDRIYTLRMPTLEDRVRVTMLEMWITTDDCIGSSDGSLISSEFITDDDCMTHNTYEEHDVVPNIPPVLHRKAISSDLFKQDQHSNHQKTLTGKKPFSCSECGKCFSEKSGLVRHQKIHTGEKPYLCLECGKCFIQKFELVWHQRSHTGEKPFSCSECGKCFIRKSYLVTHQKIHIGEKPFSCSECGKCFIQKSNLVYHQKIHTGEKPFSCSECGKCFIQKSELVGHQKVHTGEKPFSCTECGKCFIWKSNLVSHQKIHTGEKPFSCSECGKCFIQKSNLVYHQKNVKCFMRKSELVCHQRFHTGEKPFSCSDCRKCFIRKSSLVTHQKIHAGRIHFHVQNVGNVLIGKQSTSKAQRHQLAGARTKKVRQMREFQHTDYPK